The Cryptococcus decagattii chromosome 1, complete sequence genome includes a region encoding these proteins:
- a CDS encoding acyl carrier protein yields the protein MFRTLPLLRSTARTALRQTAPIALRPQPLAFSLKPLAARGYAAAAGLSKDDITSRILDVLKSFEKVDSSKLTNNASFTNDLGLDSLDAVEVVMAIEEEFAIEIPDAEADEIATVQDAIDYVANSSEAH from the exons ATGTTCCGcactcttcctctcctccgCAGCACAGCCCGCACCGCCCTCAGGCAAACGGCTCCCATCGCCCTCCGGCCACAACCTCTCGCCTTCTCTCTCAAGCCCCTCGCTGCCAGGGGTTATGCCGCTGCCGCCGGTCTCAGCAAGGACGACATCACTTCTAGGATCCTCGATGTTTTGAAGAGCTTTGAGAAGGTCGACAGCAGCAAG CTCACAAACAACGCTTCATTCACCAACGATCTTGGCCTTGACTCTCTTGACGCTGTCGAAGTTGTCATGGCCATTGAAGAGGAATTCGCCATTGAGATTCCTGATGCCGAGGCCGATGAGATCGCTACTGTCCAGGATG CTATCGACTATGTCGCCAAC TCCTCTGAAG CGCATTAA
- a CDS encoding ribosomal protein L17, whose amino-acid sequence MKHGIHQRKLGRMPAHRIALLRNLVSALLHHESIKTTLPKAKEAAKMAEKIITLGKKGTNQARTKATAYLMPAHHAPSSSYIPSVSNPTPTLPPLAHPQSLDPETFTPPTSLLPKLFTTLANRYTARPGGYTRIHKFGRRPGDNAPHAILTLVDGPRDLKFEMTARTVGKESLDAMDEWERIESNVNEWEGLSEKTKRDVAKVLRYRSEDDKKLFKAKATEFSDIITVEDSAYGGVRKPALELQKPAFRAPSLNQPRSGKHVHAGERLSGMSVTHTGLGLARGALARGKGLDRTPLLWGQSNRLNGVKAEIVTSNADA is encoded by the exons ATGAAGCACGGCATACACCAGCGCAAGCTCGGCAGAATGCCAGCACACAGAATTGCACTCCTCCG AAATCTCGTTTCCGCCTTGCTGCACCATGAGTCCATCAAGACCACATTGCCAAAGGCGAAGGAGGCCGCAAAGATGGCTGAAAAG ATCATCACTCTCGGCAAGAAGGGCACTAATCAGGCAAGAACCAAAGCTACTGCCTACCTCATG CCCGCACATCACGCCCCATCATCGTCCTACATTCCCTCTGTATCCAACCCTACACCTACCCTACCCCCGCttgctcatcctcaatcTCTCGATCCCGAAACTTTCACGCCGCCTAcctcccttctccccaAGTTATTCACCACCCTCGCAAACAGGTATACTGCTCGCCCGGGAGGATATACTCGAATTCATAAATTCGGACGCAGACCTGGTGATAATGCTCCTCATGCCATCTTGACGTTGGTCGACGGACCAAGAGATTTGAAGTTTGAAATGACAGCTCGGACAGTTGGAAAAGAGAGCTTAGATGCAATGGACGAGTGGGAGCGAATTGAGAGTAATGTAAATGAATGGGAAGGATTATCCGAGAAAACCAAGAGAGATGTCGCAAAGGTCCTGAGATACCGAAGTGAAGACGATAAAAAGTTGTTCAAGGCTAAAGCGACAGAGTTTTCT GACATCATCACTGTCGAAGACTCAGCCTACGGGGGTGTTCGAAAGCCTGCCCTTGAGCTACAAAAGCCCGCGTTCCGTGCTCCTAGCTTGAATCAACCGAGATCAGGCAAGCACGTACATGCTGGCGAACGACTTTCTGGAATGTCTGTCACCCACACGGGACTGGGATTAGCTCGCGGAGCTTTGGCTCGAGGTAAAGGACTGGATAGGACCCCGTTGCTTTGGGGACAGTCCAACAGGCTGAACGGTGTCAAGGCCGAGATCGTCACATCAAACGCTGATGCTTAG
- a CDS encoding sodium/hydrogen exchanger 3, producing the protein MSTIPPDTEILNPTDEEFYASWGLCILCLLLIGALISSYYLQVKRIRAVHETVVSIFAGMVVGLIIRLSPGHMIREMMSFKHTFFFNALLPPIILNSGYELKQENFFRNFAVILTFAFLGTFITAVGIGVLVYIWSFLGLEGLKFTLLECLIFGSTLSATDPVTILAIFNTAKVDPKLYSIIFGESILNDAVSIVMYETLSHFHGEDIYLSSIFHGVGIFLFSFLVSMALGVSFGLACSLGLKHSHLASYPHIESCLITLVAYTSYFFSNGIGMSGIVSLLFCGITLKHYAYHTMSRRTQRTTKYMFGVLAQLSENFIFIYLGLNLFTQDVQVFKPLFILVSAIAVMASRYAAVFPLSELINWVFHSRGQRAEEIPHSYQMMLFWAGLRGAVGVALAAGITGDNADALRTTILVVVVLTVIVFGGTTSRMLEVLGIRVGVEDEDASSEDEEPWTTQQGHLALQSGPISRRYPYSSQNGRGWENPSEFDLQSPEGSPYNQTLKLSQSRQARSSSYGQGVYGYGVRSGFSTNSDESDEEVLPSAGPSGSYGDGYDPEAGAPGSSSDSRAGEGRGTGMIFRDGQWFTALDERYLLPLFSNSVTARRHHAKKAVRKGAMAASGAGGGGTAGSGSKSGSTAATPRRGSLELGDDGYGGDRESENGKNKGLPRTFSGSVSDFFFSKTEPSSLPSSSLSLDERENRR; encoded by the exons ATGTCAACAATCCCCCCCGATACTGAGATCTTGAACCCTACGGATGAAGAATTTTACGCCTC ATGGGGTCTCTGCATCCTCTGCCTGCTCCTGATCGGTGCACTTATATCCTCATACTACCTACAAGTTAAACGAATTCGTGCAGTGCACGAAACCGTCGTTTCCATTTTCGCAGGAATGGTGGTGGGATTAATCATACGGCTTTCGCCTGGACATATGATcagggagatgatg TCCTTCAAACAcacattcttcttcaacgCCTTACTTCCGCCTATCATTTTAAACTCTGGCTATGAACTCAAACAA GAAAACTTCTTTAGGAACTTCGCGGTCATTTTAACATTTGCATTCCTTGGTACATTTATCACTGCCGTTGGTATAGG AGTACTAGTCTATATTTGGTCtttcctcggccttgaAGGTCTCAAATTCACCCTTCTTGAGTGTCTTATCTTTGGTTCAACCTTGTCGGCAACCGATCCAGTCACCATCTTGGCCATCTTCAACACGGCCAAGGTAGACCCTAAGCTTtactccatcatcttcggTGAAAGTATCCTGAATGATGCCGTTAGTATTGTCATGTACGA GACGCTTTCTCATTTCCACGGCGAGGATATCTACTTGTCTTCAATCTTCCATGGGGTCGGTATATTCTTGTTCTCGTTCCTCGTTTCCATGGCACTTGGTGTCTCGTTCGGATTAGCGTGCTCTTTGGGCTTGAAACACTCTCATCTTGCAAGTTACCCCCACATTGAAAGCTGCCTAATCACCCTCGTCGCCTATACAAGTTATTTCTTCAGCAATGGTATTGGCATGAGTG GTATCGTGTCTCTGCTGTTCTGCGGTATCACTCTAAAACATTATGCGTACCATACAATGTCTCGGCGCACACAGAGAACAACCAAATACATGTTTGGTGTTCTCGCTCAGTTATCTGAAAATTTCATCTTTATCTACCTAGGATTAAACCTGTTTACTCAGGATGTTCAGGTCTTCAAGCCATTATTCATTCTTGTTTCTGCT ATTGCCGTTATGGCCTCACGCTACGCAGCCGTTTTCCCCCTGTCTGAGCTTATCAACTGGGTATTCCACAGCCGTGGCCAACGTGCTGAAGAGATACCTCACTCCTACCAGATGATGCTTTTTTGGGCAGGGCTCCGAGGAGCCGTCGGCGTAGCTCTCGCTGCGGGCATCACAGGCGACAATGCGGATGCGCTCAGGACTACTATATTAGTCGTAGTTGTCTTGACTGTCATCGTGTTTGGTGGCACCACGTCGAGAATGTTGGAAGTGCTCGGTATCAGAGTAGgagtggaagatgaagacgcCTCAagcgaggatgaagaaccGTGGACCACACAACAAGGTCACCTCGCCTTGCAATCAGGGCCAATTTCCCGTCGCTACCCTTACAGTTCCCAGAATGGTCGAGGATGGGAAAACCCTTCCGAGTTTGATCTCCAATCACCCGAGGGATCACCTTACAATCAAACACTCAAGCTTTCGCAATCACGTCAAGCTCGCAGTAGCTCTTATGGTCAAGGAGTTTATGGCTATGGCGTGCGATCGGGTTTCTCAACCAATAGTGATGAGAGCGACGAGGAGGTTCTCCCTTCAGCTGGGCCTTCGGGCTCGTATGGAGATGGTTACGACCCTGAAGCAGGTGCTCCTGGATCAAGCTCAGACAGTAGAGCTGGAGAGGGGAGAGGCACAGGCATGATCTTCCGTGATGGCCAATGGTTTACCGCATTGGATGAGCGGTATCTACTACCGCTGTTCTCCAATTCTGTCACTGCTCGTCGGCACCATGCCAAGAAAGCGGTCAGAAAAGGAGCAATGGCTGCCAGTGGGgctggaggtggaggcacAGCGGGTTCAGGATCGAAGTCTGGAAGTACAGCAGCGACACCTCGAAGAGGGAGTCTGGAActtggagatgatggataCGGAGGTGATAGAGAAAGtgaaaatggaaagaacAAGGGTTTACCCAGGACTTTCAG TGGCTCTGTCTCcgatttcttcttttcaaaGACTGAGCCGTCGTCCTtaccctcttcctctttgtCTTTAGATGAACGGGAGAACAGGCGCTAA